The following is a genomic window from Benincasa hispida cultivar B227 chromosome 7, ASM972705v1, whole genome shotgun sequence.
AGAAATTGTATGGATGAGATGGTTATCCTGGCCGTTATGCGATgatatcttcatttttttcaaaaaaatcccAATAAACtatgagaatttttttaaaacacacacacacacacaacaaaCGTAATAATGTCTACATTAAAGATGGTCATCTTTGTggtgattttttttcctcatttttcATAGTTTCGAGATGGCCATGGCCAATGCAAAGATTTATGAGAAACAGATCAATCATAAAGCAGCTCCGGAATCGGTCACGAgtataaaagaaaaggaaacctCAACTCTAAATACAGCCGCACCTaagaatttttattattaaatgcaTCATTCCAACTAATTATCAAGGAGTAAGGATGGAAGTGAAGATTCATCAAAGTGAATGGAGAATGTTACATTACACCAACAtgaattagaaaataaataactcTAGCACATATACAACAACACAACCCCCCAAAAATCGTTCATGAGAGATTCCAGTCCATCCTCCTCCCCATTCAAAAAAAAGGAATCAAACATCCTCCCccattttcctccttttttttttcccccttttttcttAATGGAATAAcattagaaataacaaaaaaataaccaaaaaaaaaaaaaaaaagagaaagaaaaaacccTAGTGGGGTTTGCCTCTAGATTCTTCCTTCCAAAGCCAATTGTCAAAAGTAACCCCCCTTCACCCCTACGTACGTGGCAAAATCTCAACCATTCatcgagatccaccatccgatCCGCCATTTTCATCATCCCCAGAGAAACAATACGGAAAGCCACAGAGTTAGCCCCACTGCCAAAAGCAAGTTCCTATTTTCATTGAAACCCACGCCGCCGCTACCGTCGTTGAAACCGGAGCCGCTCCCACTCGGGCTGATTCCGTTACCGAACACCGTCGGTGTCATTCCTGGGTTCGTCGTTGACGGCGTCCCTGGTGTCATCGTCGGTGTGGTTCCGCCGGAGTTTGTCGGCGATGTTCCCGCATtgcttttaaataaaacaaaaacaaaaaccagtaagacaaaaaagaaaattaataattatacaGGCACGATTCAAGCTTTAATTCAACAACAAACGACATGCCGACAACCGATGGAAAGGGAATCGGGAGATCTGGAAAACAAGACGACAAGCAGAGTTGACGAGAAATATCATCATCATGGACAGCTCACGACGGCACCAGAAGGGAGTGGTTCAGGTCAGTTCATATGAGATATTCACTAGATCTAATAATTACAACATTACCCAATtttattgtttcattttttttaaaaaaaaaaattatttcccCAAAACCAGACGGCGGCATTGAAACGCAAACCCATCACCGACAAATCTCTGATATTAGTCAAAAATGGCGACATTGAAGTTCAAAGAAATTGATGGGTACAATTAACAGCTAGAGGAAAAAATGAGCCAAATCTAATTCAATCTGAAAGAAGCAGGGATATCAAACTTAGAAAAAGTACCTGGGACTAGAAGGATAGACACAACCAGAGGTCACAGCTGCAAAAGGAAACCcacaaagaagaagatgaaatcaGTGAAACAGAggataagaaataaaaaacagGGTAAGCAGGGTAAGCAGGGGAAATAGGTAATTTCGAGGATCCGGCTTACAGGCAGTGAGTGTAACGCTGGGCGTGGCGGCGCCGTTAAAGTCACAGCTTCCTTGGACTTGACCCTTTCGCTGGAAATAACTGTTAACGGCATAATTGCAGTGATCTTTAACAGTGTTGGGCTGGAAACAAGCGCCACTGGAGAGGATTGGAGAACAATCAGCTCCAGCTCCACAAGCATAATCCAGAGCCTTTTGAAGAGCTTGTTGGCCAACCCCATCTTTACACAAACAATAGTTGGCATCtgaaaatggggaaaaaaaaccaaaattaatgaaaaccCACAAGGGAAAATCTCAAGAAAAAAACCCTGAAGTGAAACCCAAGTTGAAACTTACAAGATCGACCAGTCAGGGCAAGAAAGAACACTAGGAATACGAGAACAGCCATAACTGAAAGCAATATTCAAGCTCAAAAACTCAAAGAACCCTGAACAGATAGCTCAGATTTCAATGGAGGGCAAGAAAGTGAGCTACGGGAGAGGAGAGTGACGAAGAAAGGgtttcttgaattttttgttGGCAGAAATTAAAGAGCATTAGAAGAGAAGGGACATTATTATATACGAGCACGAGTAGGCAAAGTTTTAggcttttttatttattttttatttatttatttatttatttttttattttatttaaattttacaatttaTATTTGAAGTGAATTAAATATGAGAGATATATAAAGCGTATGTGGTGTGGGAAAATGAGCAGAGGAGAAAGCTTTATGTCATGTATTTGACCGTTTGTGTAAAAATTCACTCAAACGGTCTTAAACCCACGTGGGTTATCATAACCTAACCCCACGTTCAGTTAACCCGACCAGATGGTTAAAGATGGGTTGGTTTGGTGCTGCCTTTGGTCCTACGCTCACTGGCGGGTGTGTCACCACCTCCCTCTTTCTTCATTCACATTTCTATGTAAcgtacttttttattttatatgccaACTccagttttattgttttatttaattgaaaaatgtaGCTATGTTTTGTGTAACTTCTTTTGatccaattattttttaaaaactcaaactcttttaagtttttaatCACATTTTTTTAGACTTAtgccatttttaaaaatataaaagaatagaGATGGGATTCTCTATCGAAAATTTCAtgtttagattttttaaataattgaattaaataaccttttttaatttttaattgaataatacaatttgaaattcacaccaacaaaaaaaaaaaatggcaaatGGGCACGGGAAGAGAAtggaaaatatgtttatttctaGAGGTGAATCTATTCTTAAGCCTAAATTAGTTTAAGTAGTCTAGGTTTAACAAAACTGTGTTTGGAATACAAGTTTCGAAAGTTTTTATTTAGAGTGCATACTTAGGAAGGAAGCATAAGAATAAAGTGCAAATTTATAAAATCTtgagtttgaaaaatattttcttatatttaatctATGGTTATATTTTAGATTAGTTCAAATTTGTCATCCTAGTTATTTTAATATacttgtttaaaataaaataaaaaatttgggggagcatttaaaaaaatgaaatagagatGCGACTGaatttataatttgatttaatttattgttttattaatttggtattttaattttattaggttttgatataaaaattgtgtcactttaactaatttgaaaatgatcaggtttttattttaacatgctaacttcaaattgaaataactAATATTTTAGTCTTAAttcaattattgatttttttttttatcaaattacatCTGAGGAAACCAACAAATcataaagtttgagttttatttgGCGCTGAGTTGTTACCAACATTTTAAtcctttttgttttaaaaataatcttacattttcgagctagttaaattaactaacaaaaaaaatgaaaatattaaattaaactatGACTTTCTAAACATATAGCCTAAATAATATAACTCCTGTTGTCAGAGTTGGTGGCTGGCGGCGGTTGTCGGAGGTGGCAGTCAAAGTTGACTAGCAATAATCACCAAAGGTAGTGTCCGGAAGTTGGCCATCGAACTTCCTAAATtaaataatggaaaaaaaaagtcatgaGAAAAGGGCGAAGTAAGCCAAGACTTCCTAAATTCTTGTTCCAAACGAGGGGAGGGATGTATCTAACCCATCTAATCCAAACCCTTGAAATAAATACTTCCTTACGGAGATTTTTTCCTAACTTTTTCCTCTTTTGTCTATATTATAGGAGTTTCATTTATCGTGTATTATGTCAgcatacttttaaaaattgaataagtCTACGGACATTGATATGGGGCTATTcagataaatttataatatgaaaaaaaGAATAGGATACCAAGAGAGTATTGGAAAactttgaattaattattacattttgaaaatataatttcatAAAAGTTTTTAATAATCAGATTGTTATTTAGTTAAACATTATTAACTTAATTTCAATCAAATCTCTACccaattatataattaatcattttgacgggaaatgatgaaaaatatctGAGTCATTCAGGTTACTCGGCAAGCATATTACAATATTGGGCAGTGCAACAGCAGGTAGGTacttgataaaataaaataaatttggtaTACCAACaggaaaaattcaaaatattattttttatattaaaataccAATCTATTCTTAGAAATTTTGTTCCATTTTTGTCTTTGTATTTTTAGATGtaaattctaaaatttgtttgtcaaaattcatttttatctaaattatttaaattatgagaagaaaatataatataggaatatgttttcaaattattaTAGTGAAAATGTTTATAGATAATAAAaagattttttgaaaaacaaacaataaactagtaatagagactaaatttaaaatttattaaaaatgcatGAACAAAAATTAGACTCCTTTTAAAGATTAtggatcaaaatgatattttagtcTAGTTTTTAAAACCATATCTTGTTTATTCTGATATCAaacaatttttagaaataatttttttatttttccaatttctatACATATCCTAAAAATCAGTCATccattttttcaaagaaaaataacagTGTGTGTTTATCATAGTGTTCATAAAAACACCCATGCCATAAAATAACTAATAACACTtaaaaacatcaacataagatttctattttttctacttttttttttctcacaaattTCTTAtcgtttcttttgatttttttgtgaattgagaattcaaatctCCGACCTCTTATGAATACATGTTTTATAGTAGTTGATCTATATTCATGTTGTCAACTTATTTAAAGTCTATAGAATCGAAAATATAGTCATttacatttcaaatttaaagatagtAATGGGACCACGATCACTTTATAGGTTTATAACTTAGAAGAACAAGTGAAAATGTAAAAGGATGTTAAAGAATGAGTACAAATATAATGATGACAATCTACTTAGAATATTACGACTTAAATAACAACCAAATGTTGCAAATAAAGTCAATTCAAAATGTAGCTCGATATGTAAGATACACAATATCTTCAATAATATTGACAAGACTAATCACCTTTGCATTTcttgaagttaaaaaaaaaaaatgagtcaatccaaacatattTGGATGGATAAGATACAAATTAGAACTGTataattattgaactaaaaaaagcTATCATAATAGATGTGACATTGTTTATAAATCGAcgtaaaaaaaataagattatGTTACGATCTAAAACTTTTAAAGTTGACTATCAATTTATGATTTGGATCTTTCTAAAAAGTAACAAAAGGCCAActtttaaattctaaaacaaGTCGTATTCATATTAAGGATTAGCTTTCATTTCCACCTAACATTATTAATAAGTATGAGAGAATAGATTCATACCTAAAGAGCTCAGAATTTCATCTTAATTAATCTTCCCCCcctctttttttgttttgaagatTAATAAAAGTGTGGAGAGGCAAAGGGGAAACATTCTTTGAATTCGCATGGATGCTTTTTAGGTCACTTTGTTTGATCAAAGTTTAAAGCGTTTGAATTATGTTTGGCCACTTTAATGCGTTGAAAAGTTTCAACATTGGACCACCCAAAAAAACCCTAATGCAAAaatgtttttttgaaaaaagtaaatgtttttttaacctatagactcaggtttcaaaattttacactttttgtcaaattttgggattgatttcaatttagtcatcATGTTTGAGttatgtttcaatttggtcattGAATTTTATGATTCATACTTTTAAACTCGAATTTTTATTACAAATTCACTTATGGTTTATAATATTAATgtccattaattaatttaaaataattaaaacaagtataattaattaagtttcgttattttttataatggttgaaaattatttaaaaattttatttaatatttatttttaattagttaatagaTATTAACACACAAGTAAAAcgaatatttaataaaaaatcgaGATTGAAAAAATAAACTTCGAAACCTAGAaactaaattaaacaaaaagttCAGAAAGTTTCCCTTCCCTATTATTTTTATAGTCTCCATTTAACCCTTGTTTTGTGATAGAAACAAAAGCCATCAGCTCGGCTTTAAAGTGATTTACTGATTTCTATGGTCCCATCCTATGGCCTTTGGGGGATGCCTTTTGGGCCCCCTGAATATAAAAAAAGGGACAATAGTAAAAGATTCCACCATCATTTAGCTATATTATACTTCGATGTAAGGATTAATGGCTCAAAAGATcgattttaaaagtttaaaatggtAGATGATCCAGTTTTTGGAAAAAATGTTAAATGTCCCTTTTCTGATATCATGACCACGTGAAGTTacgttattattatttttttttctttttcttcttcttcggttcgagaaatcttcctctgcacgttgtcttcttcttctccaactTCTTCTCTGGCACGACGAGTCCACGCAAGCAACTCCGATGCGACCAACTTCGATGAGCAAGAGACGAAAGAGAGGATTGATTTTGTGAGTGAGAAAAcaaagagagagcgagacgagCTAGAACGAGACAAGCTAGAGCGAGAGACATAATGATTTGTGAgtgaaaaaataagaaagaacaAGACGAGCTAGAGCGAGAGACATAGTAATTTGTAagtgaaaaaaagaagagagagcgagatgagcGAGAGTGAGACTACTTTTTCGCATGCGTGCGaatatattttggtaatttgacccaaatttAACGTCAGCAAAGCATCATtcggttttttttaaaaacaaatcaaGTCATTTCATATTTTTACCTAATTTTTTGGTCATCCATCCGACAAAcctcaaatttacatatttttataatttaaatcatatatatgtgtgtgtttaGCATTGGAGTATgtgaaaaaataaaagtaaaagcactttatagaaatagctTCCAACATCATAAtatgataaaaatattaaactaataaactattcagattaaaatatcatttcaatctctttttttaaatttaataaattttagttACTCTACTTTTAAATGTCCAATTGTGGTCTCCATTTTAATTGAGACATGTACATATAAATAAAACCGCATCAGGTGGTAGGTTAAAGATTAGGTtccaaaacaaattattttgatctttatattttaaaggTTAAACAAAAAGTTTCATCACAAAATTTATTATGAAAGTAATTAGTTAGTCTCTAACCTATAATTTGTAACTACTGTGTGTTCATAAATGTTTGGTTAATGTTAGTCTTCTTACATCAGTGTGTAACATTTAATTTAGTCATTACcatgaaaattttcataaaaattaaggGTCAATATGTAAAAACCATAAACACATttagtaaaatttaaaatatacagAAAGagattaatt
Proteins encoded in this region:
- the LOC120081422 gene encoding PLASMODESMATA CALLOSE-BINDING PROTEIN 3-like codes for the protein MAVLVFLVFFLALTGRSYANYCLCKDGVGQQALQKALDYACGAGADCSPILSSGACFQPNTVKDHCNYAVNSYFQRKGQVQGSCDFNGAATPSVTLTASVTSGCVYPSSPSNAGTSPTNSGGTTPTMTPGTPSTTNPGMTPTVFGNGISPSGSGSGFNDGSGGVGFNENRNLLLAVGLTLWLSVLFLWG